In Deltaproteobacteria bacterium, a genomic segment contains:
- a CDS encoding alpha/beta fold hydrolase has protein sequence MTIIVLFVLGIPALATLLTYTLFCYEEANRTGQDLGYFLKLGSLAAIRSALSEALVLALHPLGLWPGLWRDAQPGTAPVVVMVHGLFHNPSAWILFRRWFHARGFATACIGYSSWGAADLDQTIANVRQRVERIRQEHPGREIHLLGHSLGGLLLRAAVAELSCCPEIKTLTTLGAPFQGSKLAPFAMHSLGRFIWHESPTIRHLAALPFPKSIQGLALWSRADNMVLPTSALRCPIPGWKNQKTADISHIAMLHSREIFEETLRTIQAARQEPRGSMN, from the coding sequence ATGACCATCATCGTGCTCTTCGTCCTCGGAATTCCCGCCCTGGCAACTCTTTTGACGTACACCTTGTTTTGTTACGAAGAGGCCAACCGAACCGGCCAGGATCTCGGCTACTTCCTGAAATTGGGCAGCCTAGCGGCCATCCGGAGCGCCCTGAGCGAAGCCCTTGTCCTCGCCCTCCATCCCCTTGGACTCTGGCCAGGATTGTGGCGCGACGCCCAACCAGGGACCGCGCCCGTGGTCGTCATGGTTCACGGCCTCTTCCACAATCCAAGCGCTTGGATTCTGTTTCGCCGCTGGTTTCACGCACGGGGCTTCGCGACGGCATGCATCGGCTACTCCAGCTGGGGGGCGGCCGACCTTGATCAAACCATCGCCAACGTCCGCCAACGCGTGGAACGCATCCGCCAGGAGCATCCAGGCCGCGAAATCCACTTGCTTGGCCACAGTCTGGGAGGCCTGCTTCTCCGCGCGGCCGTGGCCGAGCTGTCGTGCTGCCCGGAAATCAAAACCCTGACTACCCTGGGCGCGCCCTTTCAAGGCAGCAAGCTGGCCCCTTTTGCCATGCACTCACTGGGACGGTTTATTTGGCACGAGAGCCCGACAATCCGCCACTTGGCCGCCCTTCCCTTTCCCAAAAGCATTCAAGGGTTGGCTTTATGGTCCCGAGCCGACAACATGGTTCTGCCCACCTCGGCGCTCAGGTGCCCGATTCCCGGATGGAAAAATCAAAAAACAGCGGACATCAGCCACATCGCCATGCTGCATTCCCGGGAGATCTTCGAGGAAACATTGCGGACCATACAGGCCGCGAGGCAAGAACCTCGCGGCAGCATGAATTGA
- the trxA gene encoding thioredoxin: MAAQVSDAGFDAEVLKSDLPVLVDFWAPWCGPCRAIAPVIEELSQEFEGKVKICKMNVDENPSTPSKYGIRAIPTLILFKGGEVAEQVTGAVSKASLKQMLSDKA; this comes from the coding sequence ATGGCAGCCCAAGTAAGTGATGCTGGATTTGACGCTGAAGTTTTGAAAAGCGACCTTCCTGTTCTGGTCGATTTTTGGGCCCCATGGTGTGGTCCCTGCCGGGCAATTGCCCCCGTGATCGAGGAACTGTCCCAGGAGTTCGAGGGCAAGGTAAAAATTTGTAAGATGAATGTGGACGAAAACCCGAGCACTCCGAGCAAATATGGTATTCGCGCCATCCCGACCCTGATTCTCTTCAAGGGCGGCGAAGTCGCGGAGCAGGTGACCGGAGCCGTGTCCAAGGCCAGTCTGAAGCAGATGCTGAGCGACAAGGCCTAG
- a CDS encoding outer membrane protein assembly factor BamD, producing MATLRRSPSLFFVLGRSRHAVDHGPSCPVTRGAHHLLSMKRICLMRKLFLCCVCLFFVNGCGVIDYYFLAPPEDTAQELFENAKTNMADKEYPPAIEALTKLNDRYPFSPFAVQARLMLGDAFFLNEQYIEAVDVYEDFSSMHPRHENIDYVLFQIGVAKYNAHQSIDLPQTELALAIESFRRIVEGHPQSAYRDQASDYIVKCRKLLAEHELYVADYYFKSKEYKAAWLRYSQVINNYPEQKELVDLAAAKQKVAFYYYQEEENDKARKPSTFKKFFDWL from the coding sequence GTGGCCACGCTTCGTCGGTCACCCTCTCTTTTTTTTGTCCTTGGAAGGTCTCGACATGCCGTGGATCACGGACCCTCCTGTCCGGTGACAAGGGGCGCTCATCATCTTTTATCCATGAAGCGGATTTGTCTCATGCGTAAACTCTTTCTTTGTTGTGTTTGCCTTTTTTTTGTGAATGGGTGCGGAGTTATTGATTATTATTTTTTAGCGCCGCCAGAGGATACGGCCCAGGAGCTTTTTGAAAACGCCAAGACGAACATGGCGGACAAGGAATACCCTCCCGCCATAGAGGCGCTGACCAAGCTGAATGACCGCTATCCATTCAGCCCCTTTGCTGTACAGGCCAGGCTGATGCTTGGTGATGCCTTTTTCTTGAATGAGCAGTACATTGAGGCGGTGGATGTTTACGAAGATTTTTCCAGCATGCATCCCCGCCACGAAAATATCGACTATGTGTTGTTCCAGATTGGAGTCGCCAAGTACAATGCGCATCAATCCATAGATCTGCCGCAGACGGAACTGGCCCTGGCCATCGAATCATTCCGGCGGATCGTCGAGGGCCATCCCCAGAGCGCCTACCGTGATCAGGCCAGCGATTACATCGTGAAATGTCGCAAACTCTTGGCCGAGCACGAATTGTATGTCGCGGACTATTATTTCAAGTCCAAGGAATATAAGGCCGCTTGGTTACGCTATTCGCAAGTGATCAACAACTACCCTGAACAAAAAGAACTGGTTGATCTGGCGGCGGCGAAGCAGAAAGTGGCTTTTTATTATTACCAGGAAGAAGAAAACGACAAGGCTCGCAAGCCGAGCACGTTCAAAAAGTTTTTTGACTGGCTTTAG